CGGATTGCCGTCCTTGAAGAAGAGAATGCCGATCTGCTGGCCAGGGTTTCCGAGTATGCCTCCCAGGCGGTGGCTCCTGCCGCTGAGCCGACCCCGTATCTCCCGCCGGCAGCGGAATCCCTCACCGGGGCAGCGACGCTTCAGGCGCCGGTGGTCGTCGAGAAGGTCGAGTCCGTCAGGAACTATCCGCTCGTGCGGCAGCGGGTAACGGAGAAGGGATCGCTCGTGGACGTCTCGGTCGAGGTCGTCCCCGGACGCGGACGGGTGCTCGTCCAGACCACGCCGCTGATGGGGGTGGTTTTCCAGGATGCCGGCAACACAGCTGTCTCCGTCGCCTGTGAAGAGGCCGGAGTGAATCTCTCCGGGAGCGACGTGATCTTCTCGGTTATGGCGGAGAGCGAGGTCTCGGCGATCGACGGGCCGAGTGCCGGCGCACTGATGACGGCGCTCCTCCTCTCGGTGCTCGAGAAACGGCCCGTGAACGACTCCGTCACCCTGACCGGCACCATCGATCCGTTCGGGAACGTCGGTGAGATAAGCGGCGTCGCCGAGAAGGCGCAGGCAGCGCATGATGCCGGCAAAGATCTCATCCTTCTTCCCCGGAAGAACAACCGGGTCGTGTCCTACGGCGACGTGACGAGGAGCATCGGCGGGGTGGAGTTCACGCTGCAACACCCGGAGGATATCGACGCCCGGCAGTATATCGAGAATGAGATCGGCATCCGGGTCGAGTACGTGGACTCCATCCGGGATGTCATGCGGTATATTGCCTGATCGATCTGTCTGCCCCGGTGCCGCATGCTTAAATATCCGGGGTGCCCCTCCCTGTCGGAAGATCCATGAAGGCTGTGTCGATCCTTGCCGCGCTCCTCCTCCTGTCGCTTCTTGCCAATGCTTACCTCGTGGCGGTCATCGTCTCACCGTCGCTGTTCCCGGCAGAGACTCCTGTGGCACCCGCTCCATCCAATCCTGCATCAGCCCCGGTTCCGGCCTCTCCTGTCCCGGGAGAGGGTCTCCCGGGAGCAGCGACGCTCCAGGCACCGGTGATTATGCAGATCGTAGAGCTCACCCGGGAAGGACCTTTTACCCGGGAGCAGGTGACGGAAGAGGGTTCGCTCGTGGACGTCTCGGTCGAGGTCGCCCCCGGACGCGGACGGGTGCTCGTCCAGACCACGCCGCTGATGGGGCTCGTCTTCCAGGATGCCGCCAATATGGCTGTCCTTGCTGCCCAGAACCGCTCGGATGTAAACCTCTCCGGGAGCGACGTGATCTTCTCGGTTATGGCGGAGAGCGAGGTCTCGGCGATCGACGGCTCGAGTGCCGGTGCACTGATGACGGCGCTCCTCCTCTCGGTGCTCGAAGACCGGCCCGTGAACGACTCCGTCACCCTGACCGGCACCATCGATCCGTTCGGGAACGTCGGCGAGATAAGCGGCGTCGTCGAGAAGGCACGGGCGGTACGCGAGGCCGGGAAAGATCTCTTCCTTCTCCCCCGGGAGAACAGCAGGCTCGTCCGGTATCGGAGTGTCTCGCGGAACGTCGGCGGTTTTGTGGTCACGGAGCAGCGGCCGGAGATTGTGGATGCGGAAAGGTTCATCGAGGACGAGATCGGTATCCCGGTGGAGTACGTGGATACGATCGACGACGTTACCGCCTTCCTTTGGTAATCGGGGGCCACGGCGCCCCCCCGATGCCGAAGAGATTCTTCGGAGTTTATATTTGCCTACTGCCAATAGAACTGGCATGAAAACAGCCGTAACCCTTATTGTGCTTATTACCGTTGCCCTGCTCGCGTGCGGGTGCACGAATACCGCATCCGTCGGCGAAACGACACCGATGCCGACCGCGACCCCTGCCGCCGAACCGGCAGCACCGGGAGTTCAAACCTCCGAGCCATCCGTTTCTGGGCAGGTCATGCCGGTTCTGGATATATCCGGAGAGGGCGGCGCGTCGCAGGTTGTCGATCTGAAGACGGGAACGTACGTCGTCACCACCACCCGTGAGGGCACCGGTTACTTTACGATCGAACTCGAGAAGGAGAACTGCCATATCGGTCTTCGCGGAACCGATAAAGCATATTCCGGAGTGGATGCGTTCGGCATTACGATGCCCGGCCGCTACTACCTGAACGTGACGGATGAGGGGGACAGCCTCTGGACGATCCGGGTCGACCGTGCGGCAGGCGTCGTTGACCAGAGTATGCCCTACCGCTTCGAGGGGACGGGCGACATGGTTACCGGCTACTTTAACCTGCCCGCAGGGGCTCTCCCGCTTACGGTATGGCACAGCGGAGAGGACGACCTGTATGTCTGGCTCTTCGATGAGGGAGGGAACGATGTCTACGCATACCCCGGGTGGACGCTCACGCTCCCCGGTGAGGGGCAGTCTCAGGAGACCGTGACCGTCGAGATCCCCGAGAGCAGAGCCTACCTGCTTGCGGTGCAGTGTGCCGGGGACTGGACGCTGGCTATCGGGGAATAGCGCTTCTCTTTTTTTATTTCCCGTTCTGGCGGATGACCTCGTAGGTCACCCGCTGCTGCAGGATGCAGTCGCGGACTGCCCGCTCACGTTCAGAGAGGTTCGATCGGCCGCTCTTCACCTCGACGAAGGCGACGCTCGTCACCTCCCCGTCCGAGAGGCCGTTGAAGATGACGAAGTCGACCGGGGTGCCGAGAAAGCGGGCATCCTTCGGGTTGTAGGTGAAGTCCGGGAAGTAGGGGATGAGATGTTCGGTTACCTTCCCCCGGATCACCGCCTCGCTCCGCGTGACGGCGTCGCGGCGGATGCTCTTCTCCTCGGTGATCTTCCACTCCCGGAAGAGCAGCTCCGCCTTCTCGTCGACGAGCCGCTGCATCTCGGTCGAGCGCCATTCGTCGAAGAGCGATCGCGCCCGCCGCTCGACCTCTCCCGCTACGCGGGCGTAGCGCCAGGCGATGTAGATCAACAGGAGCAGGAGGGCGGCGATGAAGATCCACTCTATCATACAGTACGACTCGGTGGCCGGGGATAAAGGGGTTTGGAATTGCCGTCCGATCGCCCGACGGAGAGGTGCTCTTGAGTCGATCCCCGGTCGGCATCATCTCTGTGGAAAGGTGTCCTTTCATCCCGGGGGATCCATCCTCCTCAAGCCTTTTATGGACTCCCCGCCCTGTACCCGGGAAGTACTATGAATCGACGATTGCTCCTGCTGCTCGCTGCCCTTGTGGTCACGGCCGCCGCCGCTCTCGGTGCGGCGCTCCTGCTGTCGGGCACCGATCCTTCCGCCCCGACCTATACGAATACGACCTACGGTTATGCGGTCACCTATCCGGACGGGTGGCAATACGCCGAGACTGCCGGAGGTGTCGCGTTCTCCTCCCCGGACGGCCACGAGGAGATGCGGATCACTGCCGATCCCCTCGCCGGCGATTTCCCGATCGAGTCCGTCCTCCGCTCGCTGAACACCACCTATGCAGCGGATTTTGCGCGGGATATCCCCGGCACTGAGTGGGTCTCGATGAGCGAAACCGTGCTTGACGGCGCTCCTGCGTATGAGAGCGTCTTTTCGATCCCGATACAGGGGGAGGAGCGGTATCAATTCGTCGCCCGGTATGCAGTGCACGAGGGTGTCGTCTACTCGGTGATGTATACGGAGTTCCCCGCCGCATACGATCCGTATACCGGCCATGGAAAGGAGATGCTTGAGTCGTTCCGGTTCATCTGATCTCTCTGCCGTCTTTCTCCCGTTCGGGCTCTTCTCCGTCGGGGGAAACCGGGGTCTTTTTCCTGCTCGCCGCCGTACCTCTTCTATGAGATCGTATTTCCTGATCCCGCTCCTCCTCTGCACCGCTCTCATCACCTGTGGGTGCATGGGAACCGCACCGGCGGCACCCGACACGGCGGCGACCGCCACACCGACTCCGACTCCGACGGATACCGCTGCTCCTCTTCCGACACCGGATGGCAAGGTGACGACACTCGGCGGTGCCGGAAACGCCACCCGGGTCGTCGCGCTCGATGCCGGGCTGTACGTCTTTACCATGCAGCACGACGGCACCGGCCCGTTCAGCGTCGAGATCGAGAGTGAAGAAGTCTATGGCACCCTTGCCCACGCCACCGGCGCATATGACGGAAAACAGGCGTTCGGCCTCCCCGCTTCCGGTGAGTACGAGTTTACGGTCGTTGCCGACGGTAACTGGACGATAGCGGTCGACCGGCCGCAGGCGATCAACGGTATCCCGCCCCAGACCTTCACCGGCACCGGCGACGGTGCAACGCCGCTCTTCCAGATCCCGGCAGGGAACGCCTCCTTTGCGATGACGGTTCAGAGCCCGGCGGAGTGCGCGGTCTGGCTCTACAACAGCACCGGATGGCTCGTCTTCGATCCGACCGATACCTACGTCGAACCGCTCCACTGGCACAGGGGACCGTACAACGGCACTGCAACCGTCCGGATCGCCGATGCGGATAACTATCTGCTGAACGTGATGGCCGAAGGCGCGTGGACGATCACGGTCACGGTCTGACCTTTCCCCACT
This sequence is a window from Methanoculleus taiwanensis. Protein-coding genes within it:
- a CDS encoding Holliday junction resolvase-like protein gives rise to the protein MIEWIFIAALLLLLIYIAWRYARVAGEVERRARSLFDEWRSTEMQRLVDEKAELLFREWKITEEKSIRRDAVTRSEAVIRGKVTEHLIPYFPDFTYNPKDARFLGTPVDFVIFNGLSDGEVTSVAFVEVKSGRSNLSERERAVRDCILQQRVTYEVIRQNGK
- a CDS encoding S16 family serine protease codes for the protein MRSRLLVIVLVVLLIANVYSAVIVPAAVDGDLRDLNSRIAVLEEENADLLARVSEYASQAVAPAAEPTPYLPPAAESLTGAATLQAPVVVEKVESVRNYPLVRQRVTEKGSLVDVSVEVVPGRGRVLVQTTPLMGVVFQDAGNTAVSVACEEAGVNLSGSDVIFSVMAESEVSAIDGPSAGALMTALLLSVLEKRPVNDSVTLTGTIDPFGNVGEISGVAEKAQAAHDAGKDLILLPRKNNRVVSYGDVTRSIGGVEFTLQHPEDIDARQYIENEIGIRVEYVDSIRDVMRYIA
- a CDS encoding S16 family serine protease, which encodes MKAVSILAALLLLSLLANAYLVAVIVSPSLFPAETPVAPAPSNPASAPVPASPVPGEGLPGAATLQAPVIMQIVELTREGPFTREQVTEEGSLVDVSVEVAPGRGRVLVQTTPLMGLVFQDAANMAVLAAQNRSDVNLSGSDVIFSVMAESEVSAIDGSSAGALMTALLLSVLEDRPVNDSVTLTGTIDPFGNVGEISGVVEKARAVREAGKDLFLLPRENSRLVRYRSVSRNVGGFVVTEQRPEIVDAERFIEDEIGIPVEYVDTIDDVTAFLW